The Streptomyces uncialis genomic interval CCGCGCTGATCGCGACCGGTCCGTCCACGAGCCCCCGGCTCCGTGGGTCCGTCCCACGTGCACATGTTTGTCATCGCTTCGGCATGCGCATGCTTTTCTCAGGGTCTTTGCGCTCGCATACCGGCGCCGGCCTGCGTTGACGTATGTCTGATGCGATATGTCCTCCCCCTTCCACGCCTGAATTGTTAGGCTCGTGGTTTCGCCCGACCGTGGACGCTCACTGTCCCCGGTAGGGCGATGCTTTGTATTCCCAGTACCGACGAGGAGCACCTTGTGACCCAGACCAGTGAGAGCGTCACCTGGCTTACGCAGGAGGCGTACAACCAGCTCAAGGCCGAGCTGGAGTACCTGTCTGGTCCCGCGCGCACCGAGATCGCCAAGAAGATCGAGGCGGCTCGTGAGGAGGGGGACCTGCGGGAGAACGGCGGGTACCACGCGGCCAAGGAGGAGCAGGGGAAGCAGGAGCTCCGGGTGCGCCAGCTCACCCAGCTCCTGGAGAACGCGAAGATCGGCGAGACCCCGCCGGACGACGGCATCGTCGAGCCCGGCATGGTCGTCACGATCGCCTTCGACGGCGACAAGGACGACACACTCACCTTCCTGATGGCCTCGCGTGAGTACGCCACGTCCGACATCGAGACGTACTCTCCGCAGTCCCCGCTGGGCAAGGGCGTCAACGGCAAGAAGGTCGGCGAGGTGGCGAGCTACGAACTGCCGAACGGCAACCTCGCGTCGGTGACGGTCCTGGCGGCGAAGCCGTACACAGGCTGACCCCACACACGGTACGAGGGCCCCGGGCGACGTTTCCCGGGGCCCTCGCGTTGCCCGGCCACCGCCTCACGCCTCGAAGTCGTACTCCAGGACGTACGCGGCGGAGTCGAGCGTCATCTCGTTCACCTCGACGGCCCGCCCGTCCGCGCCGAACGCGGTCCGGCAGATCAGCACCACGGGTGTGCCGGAGCCGAGCCCGAGCCGGGCGGCCTCGTCCTGGGTCGGCATCCGGGAACGGATCTCCTCCCGGAACCGGGCAGGCCCGTGCCCCAGCTCGGCGAGCCGGGCGTAGCTGCCACCGGGTCCGGTGTCGTCCCGGGTGATCGCGGAACCGGCCACGAGATCGGCCGGAAAGTACGAGGTGGCGAGGAGGACGGGTTTCCCGTCGAGGACGAACCGCCGCCCGCGCGCGAGCACGTCCGCCCCGGCCTCCAGCCCCAGTACCCGCGCCACATGCGCGGGAGCGTGTTCCTCCCGCACGACGAGCTGATCGACGACGAGCTCCCGCTCCCCGACATCCCCGTCCCACACGGACCGCCCGGCCCCCCACCCGTCCCGCGCGAGCCGGGTGATCCCGCGTCGTCGCACAGGTCGAAACTCTCGAACGAAGACACCTGAACCTTTACGTGACTCTGCCAGACCTTCGTTCTGGAGCACGCCGAGTGCCTGGCGCGCGGTCATCCGGGCCACCTGGTGTTCAGCCATGAGGTCGTTCTCGCCTGGCAGGCGATCGCCTGGACCGTATGCACCCGACCGGATGGCTTCCCGCAGCGCATCAGCGATGAGCTGGTACTTAGGTCGGCGACCGCTACCTGTGGACACCCGTTCTCCTCCCTGATCCTGTCTAGAGATCCTAAACGGCCAACAACACACCCACCTCCGGCAGGCCCTGCGACCCATGAGTGCCAATTGACATCTCTAGAGATCCGAGGTTCTCTAGAGATGTCGGACGGTCCTCATGAAAGAAGAGATCGCCATGTCGTCATTCACAAATAGGGTTCATCACCCCAACCTGGTCCCGTACATCACGGCCTGGAGTTCCGAGCGGACGCAGCGGCCGCCCGTGATCGTCCGGGGCGCGGGCATCGGCTACGCGGACGAGTCCCCCTACGACCGGGACGGTGACGGCGTCCTGTGGATGCGGGAGTCCGTCAGTCCCGGACGGGGCAGGCCGGAGTTCGGGCGGGTCCATCTGATGCGGCAGCGCCGGGCGATGCGCAGGCTGCTGTGCCAGGTCTGCGGCCGGGCCGCGGACCGCGACGGCGACGGTGTGCTGTGGCTGCTCGGGGAACACGACGCCGCCGAGCTCACGACCAGCCATCCACCGCTCTGCGTCCCGTGTGCCGCGCAGGCGGCGAGATCCTGCCCGTACCTGCGCGGCGGGTGCACCGCCGTGCGCGCCCGGAGCCGCACACCGATCGGCGTGCACGGCATGGTCTACCGGCCAGGGTTCCCCTTCCCGGTCGCGGAGACGGACGGCGGTGTGCTCTACGGCGACGAACGCATCCGCTGGACACGGGCCGCGCAGCTCATCGTCCGGCTGGCGGAGGTGACCGTGGTGGAGCTGCACACGGGTGTGCCCGCCGCGCGGCGATGAGCCGAGCGACGGGCACAGGGACGAGGAACCCTCCCGTCAGGAAGCCGCGTCGCGGTACTTGCGGACGGCCAGGGTGCGGAAGACGACGATGATCAGGACGGACCAGATCAGGGACGCCCAGACGGGGTGCTGCATGGGCCAGGCCGGGGAGTCGACCACGCCCGGGTTGCCGAAGAGTTCGCGGCAGGCCTGGACGGTCGCGCTGAACGGGTTCCAGTCCGCGACATGCTGGAGCCACGGGGTCATCTGGCTGGAGTCCACGAACGCGTTCGAGATGAACGTGACCGGGAAGAGCCAGATCAGCCCGCCCGAGGTCGCCGCCTCGGGGGTGCGGACGGAGAGGCCGATCAGGGCGCCGATCCAGGAGAAGGCGTAGCCGAGCAGAAGCAGCAGGGCGAACGCCGCCAGCGTCTTCAGGATGCCCTCGTGGGCGCGCCAGCCCACCAGGAGGGCGACGACCACCAGGACGACGACGGTGAGCGCCGTCTGGACCAGGTCCGCGAGGGTGCGGCCGGTGAGGACCGCGCCGCGTGACATGGGCAGCGAGCGGAAGCGGTCGACGAGGCCCTTGTGCATGTCGTCCGCGATCCCGGCGCCCGCGCCGGCCGTCGCGAAGGTCACGGTCTGCGCGAAGATGCCCGCCATCAGGAACTCGCGGTACACCTGCGGGCTGGTGTCGCCCGCGACGCTCACCGAGCCGCCGAAGACATAGCTGAACAGGACGACGAACATCACCGGCTGGATCAGGCCGAACAGCACGATCTCGGGGATCCGGGTCATCCGGATCAGGTTTCTTCGGGCGATCACCAGGGAGTCCCGGACGGACTGGACGACGCCCCCGGAGCCCTTCGGCGCGGCGGGCCGCACCGTTTCGGTCGCTGCGCTCATCGGCCCGTCTCCTCGTCGGTCGTGGCGGTCGGGGTCACCGGTTCCATGGGCAGCCGGGGCCGTTGCCCCTCGCCCGGCCTCGGCGGGGAGTCGGGGCCGCCGCTCTCACCGGCCTCGGCCGCGTGGCCGGTGAGGGAGAGGAACACGTCGTCCAGGGTGGGGCGGCGCAGTCCGATGTCGTCGATCTCGATGCCGCGGGAGTCGAGTTCGCGGATGACCTCGGCGAGCAGCTTGGCACCGCCGTCGACCGGGACGGTGAGCTTGCGGGTGTGCTGCTCGGTGCTCACCTCGCCCTTGCCGAGCGCGGCGAGCACCCCGGACGCGGTGGTCATGTGCTCGCGCTCGTGGACGACGACCTCGACGCGTTCCCCGCCGGTGCGGGCCTTGAGCTGGTCGGAGGTGCCGCGGGCGATGACCTTGCCGTGGTCGACCACGCAGATGTCGTGCGCGAGGTGGTCGGCCTCCTCCAGGTACTGGGTGGTGAGCAGCAGCGTCGTACCGCCCGCGACGAGTTCCTGGATGACCTCCCACAGGGCCAGCCGGTTACGGGGGTCGAGTCCGGTGGTCGGCTCGTCCATGAACATCACGGGCGGGGAGACGACGAGCGCGGCGGCGAGGTCGAGCCGGCGGCGCATACCGCCGGAGTACGTCTTGGCGGTGCGGTCGGCGGCGTCCGCGAGCCCGAAGCGCTCCAGGAGTTCATCGGCGCGGACCTTGGCGGCCTTCGACTTCAGCTGGTAGAGCTGGCCGACCATACGGAGGTTCTCGCGGCCGGTCAGATACTCGTCGACGGCGGCGAACTGGCCGGAGAGGCCGATCGAGCGCCGGACGTCGTTGGGGTTCTTGAGGACGTCGATGCCCGCGACGACCGCGCGGCCGCTGTCCGGGCGGAGCAGGGTGGTCAGACAGCGCACCGCGGTGGTCTTCCCCGCGCCGTTCGGGCCGAGCAGGCCGAGGACGGTGCCTTCGGGGACGTCGAGGTCGACCCCGTCCAGCGCTCTGACATCGCCGAAGGTCTTCACGAGACCTTCCGCGTGGATGGCGGCCGGCATGTGGTTTCTCCCAGTGGTCCGGTCGCCCCCGGGCAGGCGGGCGACTCGTTCAAGACAGTCAAATTTGCCGGATTTGTCGCTATATGTACAGCCGTGCGGAATCCGGGCAGCGACGGCTCGGGCCCGCGCCGGGCGGACCGAAGGCCACACCATAACGCGATGTATCGCGTCTCTCAACGGATTTCACCGAAGTCGGTACGGGGCCTCGGGGCGAGGAGAGGACGGGGTGCGGGCCGGGCGTCCGGGACCGGCGGGGGCGGGCGCGTGGGATGGGCTCGGGCGGGCGCGTGGGATGGGTGCGGGCGGGTGCGGGCGGGCTCCGGGGAGACGCCCGCGCCCGTACCCCCCGGGGTCACTCGATGATCGTGTAGGAGGCCGTCCGCAGGGCGTCACGGACCTCGTCGCAGTGGTCGGGGCCCTTGGTCTCCAGATGCAGCTCCACCTCCGCCTCCGTCAGCCCGAGCCGCGGATCGGTACGCACATGGCTCACGTCCAGGACATTGGCGTCGGCCTCCGAGAGAACGCCCAGCAGCGTGGCGAGCGCCCCCGGCCGGTCGGTGAGCCGCAGCCGGACCGCGAGATAACGGCCCGCCGCGGCCATCCCGTGCCGCAGGATGCGCTGCATCAGCACCGGATCGACGTTCCCCCCGGACAGCACCGCCACCACCGGCCCCGTGAACGCCCCGGGGTCACCGAGCAGCGCGGCCACCGGCGCCGCGCCCGCCGGTTCCACCACCATCTTGGCCCGCTCCAGACACAGCAGCAGCGCGCTCGACAGCTCGTCCTCGGAGACCGTCCGCACCTCGTCCACCAGCTCCGCGACGATCCGGAACGGGACACCGCCCGGCCGCCCCACCTTGATCCCGTCGGCCATCGTCGCCTGGTGCCGGATCGACACCGGCCGTCCCGCCGCCAGCGAGGGCGGATACGCCGCCGCGCCCGCGGCCTGCACCCCCACGATCCGCACATCCGGGCGCAGCGCCTTCACCGCCACCGCGATCCCCGCGGCGAGCCCGCCACCGCCCATCCCGACCACGATGGTCCGCACCTCGGGGCACTGCTCCAGGATCTCCAGCCCGACGGTGCCCTGACCCGCGACGATGTCCCGGTGGTCGAACGGGTGGATGAACACCGCGCCCGTCCGCTCCGCGTGCTCCTGCGCCGCGGCCAGCGCCTCGTCGACGACCTGACCATGGAGCCTCACCTCCGCGCCGTACTCCCGGGTCGCCGCGATCTTCGGGAGCGGTGCCCCCAACGGCATGAACACGGTAGAACGCACCCCGAGGAGCGCCGACGCGTGCGCGACCCCCTGCGCGTGGTTGCCCGCGCTGGCCGCGACGACCCCCGCCGCGCGCTCCTCCGGCAGCAGACCCGCGATCCGCACGTACGCGCCGCGCACCTTGAACGAACCCGTCCGCTGGAGGTTCTCGCACTTGAGCCGGACCGGGGCGCCCACCAGCGCCGACAGATGACGGCTTCCCTCTATCGGGGTCATCCGGGCGACCCCCGCGAGCATCTTCCGGGCACCGCTCACGTCGTCGAGCGTGACGGGCTGGTCGACGGGGAGAAAGGAGTCAGCGGCGGGGTAGCTCATGACGCAAGTCTCGCAGCTCACACCGTCCGCGCCCCGGGGCGCCGCCGGTTTCTCCAGCGCCCGTACGGGGGGCCGTTCTCCCGCGTACTCTGTCCCCCAATTCTTTCCCCACGCATGAAGTGAGCCTCCGGCCATGCCCACAACACCAGAAATGTCGATGGACATGATGACCTCCGGCGACACCGGTCTTCTCGACGCCCTCCAGCACGAAGTGGCGCTCTTCGCCCGCCGTGCCGAACAGACCCGCCTCGGCGGGGTGGGGCAGGTGCGCAACTCGATGGACCGCGCCGCCTATCTGCTGCTCAACCGCCTTGACAAGGAAGGACCGATGGGGGTCAAAGCGCTGGCCGCCAGTATGGGTATCGACTCCTCGACCGTGACCCGCCAGGTCGCGCCGCTCGTCGACACCGGACTGGTGAAACGCACGTCGCACCCCGAGGACGGCCGCGCGGTCGTCCTCCAGCTCTCCCCGCGCGGCCAGGGCCGGTTGGAGGAGGTGCGCTGCTCCCGCCGGGAGCTGATGGCCCAGTTGACCGACGAGTGGGAACCGGTCGAACGCGAACAGTTCTGCGCCCTCCTCACCCGTTTCAACACCGCCCTGTCCGCCCGGATGGCCGCGCCCGCACCCGGCACGGACCCCGTGACCGAATCCTGAACCGCCCCGCCCCCGGACCGGGCAGCGCCCACCGGCGCGCGTGACGCACCGCCGGACAACTCCCGTCCGTACGGGCTGAGTCACCCCCGTCCACCCATCCACCCGCCCCGGGTTCTCGCCGCCCGACCGTCCGGAGCCGACGCCGACTGGACCCGGACATCCGTCGAACAGAACCCGGGCCCCGAACCCCGGGGGCCACGCGGATCCCCGCCCCGCCCCCGGAGCCGTACGCACCCTTGACCCCGGCCCCGTCCCTGCCCCGATAGTGGGAGCGGGGCGCGTACCGGTGCCCCGTACGACATGGCCCCGCCGAGGGCCGCACGCGGGGTCGGGAGGCGCGATGCGCACACGGCACACGAGCCGTGACGCCCGCCGGGAAAGGGAGTTCGCGGCGTTCGTCGCGGGCGCCGCCCCCCGGCTGCTGCACACCGCGGCCCTGCTCACCGCCGAACCCCCCGACACCCCGGTCCCCCGCGCGCGGGCCCTGCTCACGCACGCCCTCGCGCTCACCTACGCCGACTGGGACGGGCTGCGCGGCGACGACCCGTACGACCACGCCCGCGGCCGTCTCGTCACCCGCTACGACCGTGACAGCTGGCATCCCCGCGCACCCCGCCACCACCCGCCGCCCGTCCCGGGCGGCGTCCTCGCCGCGCTCGGCCCGCGCGAGCGGCTCGTGCTCGTGCTGCGGCTGCACGAAGGGGTCGCCGAGGAGCAGATCGCGGCGCTGCTCGGGCTGTCCGCGGAGCGGGTCCGGGTGCTCTGCGCGCGGGCGGTGGCCACGGTGCTGGGCCCTCGGGCCGGGCGGGGCGTGCCGGGGGGTGCCGTCAGGACGGCGGGTGCGGGTTCCGGGGCCGGGGCCGGTGCGGGTGCCGGTGCGGGTGCCGGTGCGGGCGGCCCTCGGTGAGCGGCGACCGCAAGGAGGACGCCGTGCGGCGGCTCCTGGCGGGTGGGGCGCCGGTGGTGCCGGCCGGGCTGTGCGGGGACGCGGTGCGGCGCGGGGGGCGGGTGCGGGGGCGGCGGCGGGTCGTTCGGCGGGTGCTGTGGCTGTTGGTGCTCGGTGTCGCGGTGGCGTTCGTGGTGTGGGCGTCGCTGGTCCGCCCCTGGTCGGTCCCGCCCTCGGTGACGACCCCGCCGCTCACCGGTTGGTGACCCTGGTCGGGGGTCGCCTTCGCCTGCGGCGCCGAGGTCTGTCCGGCGTGGCGCACTTCGTTGCTGTGCCGTCGTTCGTGGGTTTCGCGCAGTTCCCCGCGGGTCGCCTTCGCTTGCGCTTCCCAGGTCTGTCCGGCTGGGCGCACTTCGTTCCTGTGCCGTCGCCCGGTGGTTTCGCGCAGTTCCCCGCGCCCCTTTGGGGCGCCATCTGCTTGTTCTTCGGGTCGGTGCCGGTCGGGATTCTCCGTCCTCGATCCGACACGCTCGGTACGACGTGTCCTTGCCGGACTGAAGAGCATCGGAGTCTGCGAGCAGAGATTCCCGCCCACCCCCTCCCGTAGTCCGGCGAGTCCGCGAGGAGGGTGGTTCCGCAAGCAAAGGCCCGCACCTGACCGACAGCCTGAAGAGGCGCCCCCAAAGGGGCGCGGGGAACTGCGCAAAAGACGAGGGCTGACCCGCACCCGGCGAACGACCGCAAGGGAGCAGCATCCAGGGGCGCGGGGAACTGCGCACCCACGGACGTACCCGCACGGGAACAGGTACGCCCAGGTGGGGAACCCCAGGGGCGCGGGGAACTGCGCGAGCAACCAAGGACCATCCGCACCCGAACGGGAACCGCAAGAGGCGCGATCCAAGGGGCGCGGGGAACTGCGCAAAAACGAGGACCGGCCCGCACCCGAAAAGCGACCGCAAGAGGGCAGCACCCAGGGGCGCGGGGAACTGCGCACCCACGGACGTACCCGCACGGGAACAGGTACGCCCAGGTGGGGAACCCCAGGGGCGCGGGGAACTGCGCGAGCGACCAAGGACCATCCGCACCCGAACGGGTACCGCAAGAGGCGCGATCCAAGGGGCGCGGGGAACTGCGCAAAGACGAGGACGGTCCCGCACCCGAAATGCGACCGTAAGAGGGCAGCACCCAGGGGCGCGAGGAACTGCGCACCCCCGGACGTACCCGCACCCGGACAAGTACGCCCAGCGCAGGAAACCCAGAAGCGCGAGCGAAGGCGACCCGTGGGGAACTGCGCACCCCCGGACGTACCCGTACGGGGACAGGTACGTCCGGCTGCGGGTACTCCGGGGGCGCCGGCGAAGACGGGGACGCCGTCAGCCCAGTGCGCGTTGGAGGTCGGCGAGAAGATCGTCCGCGTTCTCGATGCCGACCGAGAGCCGGACGAGATCCCCGGGCACCTCCAGCGCGGACCCCGCGACCGACGCGTGCGTCATCCGCCCCGGGTGCTCGATCAGCGACTCGACCCCGCCCAGCGACTCCCCGAGGGTGAACAGCTCGGCCCGGTCGCACACCGCGACCGCCGCCTCCTCGCCCCCGGCGACCTGGAAGGACACCATCCCCCCGAACCGCTTCATCTGCTTCGCGGCGATCTCGTGCCCCGGGTGCTCGGGCAGCCCCGGGTACAGCACCTTCGTCACCCGCGGATGCCGCGTCAGCATGTCCGCGACCCGGGTCGCGTTCTCGCTGTGCCGGTCCATCCGCACGGCCAGCGTCTTGATGCCGCGCAGCACGAGCCAGGAGTCGAAGGGCCCGGCGACCGCGCCCATCGCGTTCTGGTGGTACGCCAGCTCCTCCGCGAGCGCGGGATCGGAGGCGATCAGCGCGCCGCCGACGACGTCCGAGTGGCCGCCCATGTACTTGGTCAGCGAGTGGACGACGACATCGGCGCCGAGGGCGAGCGGCTGCTGGAGGTACGGCGTCGCGAACGTGTTGTCGACGACGAGCCGCACCCCGGTCTCCCGGGCGATCTGCGCCAGCACGGGGATGTCGGTGATGCCGAGCAGCGGGTTGGAGGGCGTCTCCACCCAGATCGCCTTGGTGCGCGGGGTGACGGCCGCGCGAACCGCGTCGGGCTCGGAGGTGTGCGCGACGGAGAACTCCACGCCCCAGCGCGCGGCGACCTTCGCGAAGAGCCGGAAGGTGCCGCCGTACGCGTCGTCGGGGATCACGACATGGTCGCCGGGCGCGAGCAGCGTCCGCAGCAGACAGTCCTCGGCGGCGAGCCCGGAGGCGAACGCCAGCCCCCGTACCCCGCCCTCCAGCGCGGCGAGGTTCTCCTCCAGGGCGGTCCGGGTCGGGTTCGCGCTGCGGCTGTACTCGTAGCCGCCGCGCAGCCCCCCGACGCCGTCCTGCTTGAACGTGGAGACCTGGTGGATCGGGGGGACCACCGCGCCGGTGAGGGGATCGGCGGTGTTCCCCGCGTGGATCGCGACGGTCTCGAAGGAATGCGTGGTGTGCGAGTCGCTCATGGACACCGAGCGTAATGCGGACGGGCACCGGGCCGTGCCCCGCCATGTGACAGGTTCGCCAATTGTCGGACCCGTCTGGTTCGCTTGTACTCATGGAGATTCTCTGGTTCCTGATGGCGTCGCTCATGCTCGCGGCGGTGCTCACCCCGTTCCTGCGGCGCCGACGCTCGGGAATACAACTGGTGAGCCCGGACGCGCCCGACGCCGCGGACCCGGCGGACTACGGATTCATGCGCGAGGAGCTGCTGGACATCCGGATGCCCGGCCCCGACGAGGACCTGATCGATGTGCTGGACGTCGTGCAGGGCACCCAGGAGTGGCGGGCCGCGTCCCAGCTCCTCGCGGGTACGGAGGCCGGGGGTGAGCGGCGGTGGCAGCGTGTGCAGGCGTTCGCGGGCGCCGCGTCGCTGGAGCTGAGCCGGCGTCCCGGCGGGACGGCCGGGGCCGGGGCGGGCGGCCAGTGGCTGCGCTCCTGGCGGGCGGAGGCGCCGAAGGACGCGGGCGGCGCGGCCGTGCAGGCCGAGTTCCTGGTGCAGCAGGCGTTCCGCACCGCGACGGCCGGGACGGACGAGTTCCGGATCATCCTGGAGGAGGCCCGCGAGGCGTGCGGCCAGGCCGCGCTGCTGGCCCCGGGGGACCCGGTCCCGTACATCATCGAGCTGTCCATCGCGCGGGGCCTCGGCTACCCGCAGGCGGACTTCGAGCAGGTCTGGCTGAAGATCCTCGACCGCGCGCCCGCGCACATGGGGGCGCATCTGTCCGCGCTGCACTACTGGTGCGAGAAGTGGCACGGTTCACGCGCGCAGGCGTACTCCTTCGCGGAGGCCGCCGCCGCCCGTGCCCCGCAGGGCTCCCTGCTGTCGTCGCTGCCGCTCTTCGCGGTGTACGAGCATCTGCCGGAGATCGCCCTGGTCAACGACTTCTACGGCACCGAGGTCGTCCGCAAGGCGATCGAGGGCGCCCTGTTCGCGGCCCACTCCGCCCGCCCCGGTGACCCGATGCTGGCGCACGTCCGGCATCTGCTGGTGTTCTTCCTGGTCCGCTCCGAGCGCTGGGGCGAGGCCATGAACCAGCTCGTCCGGGTGGACGGCCATGTGGGCGCCCTGCCGTGGACGCTGTCCCGGGAACCGGCGGCGGAGTACGCGGTGTACCGCGCGCTGGCCGTAGCGGGCTACGAGGCCAACGGAGGCACCCCGGCGACGCTCTCCCACTGAGCGTTGTCTTAGGCGCGGCGGACCTTCCAGAGCCATACGGCCGTGCCCGCTATCAGGGCGAGCGAGCCCAGGTTGGCCAGGAGGGCCGGGATCTCCGCCACCGCGTGGCCCGAGACCAGGTTCCAGGTCGTGGCGAGGGCGATCGGCACCACAAGGGTGAGCAGTATGCCGGTGGTCTTCTGGACGGCGGTCCAGTGCACCGAGGTGCAGAGCAGCACCGCGCCGGTGAGGCGGAACGCGAAGACGGGGACCACGCCGGGGGTGCCGGACAGGAGCATGGCGAGGGGCGGCGCGAGGGCGAGCATCAGCAGTGGGACCAGAGGATGCACCTTGCCGCGCCGGACGGGCGCGCCGGGCTCGGCACCGCCCCGGCCCGGCGCCCCGTTCCCCGCCTCGGCCAGCGCCGTCGCCGCGATCGTACGGGGGTCCCCCAGCTCCGCGAGGATCTGGCCGATCGCGGCGTCGGGACGCTCGGCACGTGTCACCTCGATGTGCTCGGCGAGGTCGGCGAGGAGCTCCTGGCGGCGGTCGGCGGGAAGCGCGGTGGCCTCGCGCCCGACGGCGGAGAGGTAGTCGCGTACGGGGTCGGCGGAAGTCTTCATGCGGGGTCTCCGGTGGGGGGGTGCGGGGTGGTCAGGAAGGTGTCGACGGCGTCGCGGAAGCCGGGCCAGACACGGGTGAACTCATCGAGCGCGGCCCGGCCGCTGTCGGTGAGCGCGTAGTAGCGGCGGGGCGGTCCGGAGGCGGACTCCTGCCAGGTGGTGGTGACCAGGTCGTCCCGGCGGAGCCGGGAGAGCAGCGGGTAGACCGTGCCCTGGCTGGTGGCCAGCGCGCCGGAGTCCTCCAGCGCGTGGAGGAGTTCCACGCCGTAGCGCGGACGTTCCCGCATCAGGGCGAGCACGCAGTACTCCAGGACCCCCTTGCGCAGCTGGGTGGCCGCACGGGCCTGCATGGTCGGATCACCTGGTTCCATGCGATGCAAGATACCTGGTCGGGCAAGGCCCGGGGAAGGGCACCCCCCTGGTCGTCACCGGGCCGTGACCGGGCGGGGTGACACGGCCGGACCCGCGCCCGGGGAATCACGCGCCGCGCCCGCACGTTGAGACGGGTACATCAGGTGGCCCTCCGGAGGAGAACCATGTTCCTGCACAGCCGTAACCCGAAGCTGCCGACCCCGGAGCAGGCCCTGAACGGCCGTCCGGAGCCGGTGTTCCAGGTGCCCGCGCGCCACACGGTCCTCGGCAACCCGCTGCTCGGCCCCTACCCCGACGGCCTGGCGACCGCCGATTTCGGGCTGGGCTGTTTCTGGGGCGCGGAGCGCAAGTTCTGGCAGACGGAGGGTGTCTGGACGACCCTCGTCGGCTACCAGGGCGGCTACACCGAGCACCCGACGTACGACGAGGTGTGCTCGGGCATGACC includes:
- the greA gene encoding transcription elongation factor GreA, which codes for MTQTSESVTWLTQEAYNQLKAELEYLSGPARTEIAKKIEAAREEGDLRENGGYHAAKEEQGKQELRVRQLTQLLENAKIGETPPDDGIVEPGMVVTIAFDGDKDDTLTFLMASREYATSDIETYSPQSPLGKGVNGKKVGEVASYELPNGNLASVTVLAAKPYTG
- a CDS encoding GntR family transcriptional regulator; amino-acid sequence: MSTGSGRRPKYQLIADALREAIRSGAYGPGDRLPGENDLMAEHQVARMTARQALGVLQNEGLAESRKGSGVFVREFRPVRRRGITRLARDGWGAGRSVWDGDVGERELVVDQLVVREEHAPAHVARVLGLEAGADVLARGRRFVLDGKPVLLATSYFPADLVAGSAITRDDTGPGGSYARLAELGHGPARFREEIRSRMPTQDEAARLGLGSGTPVVLICRTAFGADGRAVEVNEMTLDSAAYVLEYDFEA
- a CDS encoding ABC transporter permease gives rise to the protein MSAATETVRPAAPKGSGGVVQSVRDSLVIARRNLIRMTRIPEIVLFGLIQPVMFVVLFSYVFGGSVSVAGDTSPQVYREFLMAGIFAQTVTFATAGAGAGIADDMHKGLVDRFRSLPMSRGAVLTGRTLADLVQTALTVVVLVVVALLVGWRAHEGILKTLAAFALLLLLGYAFSWIGALIGLSVRTPEAATSGGLIWLFPVTFISNAFVDSSQMTPWLQHVADWNPFSATVQACRELFGNPGVVDSPAWPMQHPVWASLIWSVLIIVVFRTLAVRKYRDAAS
- a CDS encoding ATP-binding cassette domain-containing protein, yielding MPAAIHAEGLVKTFGDVRALDGVDLDVPEGTVLGLLGPNGAGKTTAVRCLTTLLRPDSGRAVVAGIDVLKNPNDVRRSIGLSGQFAAVDEYLTGRENLRMVGQLYQLKSKAAKVRADELLERFGLADAADRTAKTYSGGMRRRLDLAAALVVSPPVMFMDEPTTGLDPRNRLALWEVIQELVAGGTTLLLTTQYLEEADHLAHDICVVDHGKVIARGTSDQLKARTGGERVEVVVHEREHMTTASGVLAALGKGEVSTEQHTRKLTVPVDGGAKLLAEVIRELDSRGIEIDDIGLRRPTLDDVFLSLTGHAAEAGESGGPDSPPRPGEGQRPRLPMEPVTPTATTDEETGR
- the ilvA gene encoding threonine ammonia-lyase is translated as MSYPAADSFLPVDQPVTLDDVSGARKMLAGVARMTPIEGSRHLSALVGAPVRLKCENLQRTGSFKVRGAYVRIAGLLPEERAAGVVAASAGNHAQGVAHASALLGVRSTVFMPLGAPLPKIAATREYGAEVRLHGQVVDEALAAAQEHAERTGAVFIHPFDHRDIVAGQGTVGLEILEQCPEVRTIVVGMGGGGLAAGIAVAVKALRPDVRIVGVQAAGAAAYPPSLAAGRPVSIRHQATMADGIKVGRPGGVPFRIVAELVDEVRTVSEDELSSALLLCLERAKMVVEPAGAAPVAALLGDPGAFTGPVVAVLSGGNVDPVLMQRILRHGMAAAGRYLAVRLRLTDRPGALATLLGVLSEADANVLDVSHVRTDPRLGLTEAEVELHLETKGPDHCDEVRDALRTASYTIIE
- a CDS encoding MarR family winged helix-turn-helix transcriptional regulator, with the protein product MSMDMMTSGDTGLLDALQHEVALFARRAEQTRLGGVGQVRNSMDRAAYLLLNRLDKEGPMGVKALAASMGIDSSTVTRQVAPLVDTGLVKRTSHPEDGRAVVLQLSPRGQGRLEEVRCSRRELMAQLTDEWEPVEREQFCALLTRFNTALSARMAAPAPGTDPVTES
- a CDS encoding sigma factor-like helix-turn-helix DNA-binding protein, coding for MRTRHTSRDARREREFAAFVAGAAPRLLHTAALLTAEPPDTPVPRARALLTHALALTYADWDGLRGDDPYDHARGRLVTRYDRDSWHPRAPRHHPPPVPGGVLAALGPRERLVLVLRLHEGVAEEQIAALLGLSAERVRVLCARAVATVLGPRAGRGVPGGAVRTAGAGSGAGAGAGAGAGAGAGGPR
- a CDS encoding cystathionine gamma-synthase, whose translation is MSDSHTTHSFETVAIHAGNTADPLTGAVVPPIHQVSTFKQDGVGGLRGGYEYSRSANPTRTALEENLAALEGGVRGLAFASGLAAEDCLLRTLLAPGDHVVIPDDAYGGTFRLFAKVAARWGVEFSVAHTSEPDAVRAAVTPRTKAIWVETPSNPLLGITDIPVLAQIARETGVRLVVDNTFATPYLQQPLALGADVVVHSLTKYMGGHSDVVGGALIASDPALAEELAYHQNAMGAVAGPFDSWLVLRGIKTLAVRMDRHSENATRVADMLTRHPRVTKVLYPGLPEHPGHEIAAKQMKRFGGMVSFQVAGGEEAAVAVCDRAELFTLGESLGGVESLIEHPGRMTHASVAGSALEVPGDLVRLSVGIENADDLLADLQRALG
- a CDS encoding HAAS signaling domain-containing protein; this translates as MKTSADPVRDYLSAVGREATALPADRRQELLADLAEHIEVTRAERPDAAIGQILAELGDPRTIAATALAEAGNGAPGRGGAEPGAPVRRGKVHPLVPLLMLALAPPLAMLLSGTPGVVPVFAFRLTGAVLLCTSVHWTAVQKTTGILLTLVVPIALATTWNLVSGHAVAEIPALLANLGSLALIAGTAVWLWKVRRA
- a CDS encoding PadR family transcriptional regulator, with the translated sequence MEPGDPTMQARAATQLRKGVLEYCVLALMRERPRYGVELLHALEDSGALATSQGTVYPLLSRLRRDDLVTTTWQESASGPPRRYYALTDSGRAALDEFTRVWPGFRDAVDTFLTTPHPPTGDPA